From the genome of Medicago truncatula cultivar Jemalong A17 chromosome 2, MtrunA17r5.0-ANR, whole genome shotgun sequence:
AAAAACTATGTAACCTCTTATACAATTGCACCAATAACATTATTCTTAATGAATTTTGAACTTTGTAAGAATCAATCTAACTAAAAAAGTCTACAAAATTCAAACTTCATCACCATTCCAATTACCCTTTTCCTTTGGACCTGTTGGTCCTTCCTCTCCCAGCAATTCTTTTGGTAAAcccataataattttttcaaaaacatctTTTAACTTCCCAGGCAATAACTTCTCAACATTCTTCAACTCATCATCTAGACTATAGTCCACATGTGGACCccattccctaaaaaaattcaaccatGCTGGCTCTTTAACTTCAGACTCCAAATACTCAGCAGAAACCAATACATATTTTCCCATATCCATAACATTGCTACCTTTATCAGTATCATCTCTTGCACCTACTCCATTTTTCCCTAGTAGATGAAGGCCACCATGTGGATATGATGCATGACCATGCCGAGAAGCATAAACCACAGGTCTTTGTGTCGGAAAATCAAAACTGCTATTATCCATTTGAAACTCAAGTTGAGATGCATCAACCCATGAACCACCATTATGTTGAGAGAAATAGACATGCCATAACTGACCATCCAAGTTACTTACCCTTAATGTCACATGCTCCCAATCACCAACATGTTCACCTACTTTTCCCAATTTAACatttataaactttattttagctTTTGCAGGTCCATTGAAAGGGTAAAAAACCCACATGGCAATATCAGTGAATGTTCCTCCATACATTGGTTTCACATGTACATATGATTCTGCACTTTGTAGATTACCTTGCTTGACCCTTTCTTTGTTTGCATCATCAACAGGTAGGTCAAGCCAATAGGCACCATCATTGTTAGGATCCTGAGGAAGGTTAGTACCATTTTGTTCTATTGGAACAGGATTTGACTCTTCACCTTTCTTGTATAGTAACGCTCCATTGGAGAAAAACCAATTGACAGAGGAAGGTAAGTATTCTTCATCAGGATGTAAGTATAGGAATGGAGAGTAAGAGTGGAGTAATGTCTCAATTTGTGTTTGATTAGGCATGATTTGTGAAATAGAATTGAGATTCTTCAAACACGAAATTGATGGAGGGTTAGTATTCCCACCATTTTGAGCAACGAAGGTGCCAACGCGAACACCGGGAGCTTTACTTCCTCTATTAATTGGTCTAACGTCGTAGAAATTTAAGTCGTTTGATCCCCAAATCCATGTAGAAGACTCACATTGCTCAGTGAGGTCTGCTCTGACACACATGACTTTGTCGGGGGAAGGTTTGTCTTGTGTTGTGGTGACAACATGGCCTACAGCATGGTAGCCATCAGGTGCTATCGGTAACCAAATATACAAAGGGGAGTCTTGATCAACCATGACGGATGCGGTGTTTGATACTAATGTGTAATCAACTGGTGGCTTTAAAGTGCCATTAGTGGTACTTCCTGAAATATCCTTTGCTGCAAGAACATATCCAAAAAGAGGTTTGTTGTTGGGTTGGCTGTAGCTGCCTAACATAGAATATCCGTACCTCAGTCCTGTTGGTTCGTACACCGAGGCGCCTTGATCATCCGGTCCACTTTCGTAGGCGCCCCAAACTTTGCTGAATGTTGATGCTTGCATCACATGCAGCTCACCTAGATCAATGACTGTGTTTGCGAAACTGGTACCTGTATTTTGCAATTCAACACTTGCTACAGTTAGCCTGCATTTACTATCATGTACTACAAGAGGACAGaaaattaaaatcacataaacaatACCTTCGCTTGAAGAAGTTTGTGCAATAGGAAGCTTGAATGTGTGGTCAATGGGGCGAGAGCGTGATCGGGATACAGATCTCTTTTTCTTTAAGACATTCTTATTCTCTGCAAACGAAAACATGATGTAAGACAATTTACATAATGTGTTAATGCAATGAGAATGAGATGATTTGCTAAAATTTTTATCAACACAAGAGAAAAACTAATGCAAAAAAAAGTACTCGTTATCAAGTGCACATAGTAGCAAAATAAAACATGCACAAATATCaagtcatttatttatttttggaaataaaTATCAAGTTATTTTGTATggacaatattttttcataaaaaacacGCCATATTTCATAAAATCGATCTCTAGTTAAAACGAACATTTCTTTTTCTGCAGAAAGAAGTTCACACCAATAAAAAAGGATGAGGAATTAATTTAGTAAACGGGTAGCatataaaacttaaaattagaaaaacataaaCTCACTTTTGACCGCCATAGTTTTTCAATTGTGAGACTTTGACCCCTAGTTAACTCATTTTCTGACTTGTATAttaccatattttttaatttattatttaaataaaaatattgactaATTCAACAcacatatttattaaaaataaaaaaatggattaatgaatatttatttagtatatacaaaatattttactgcCTCCGTACCTAATTATAaagcccttttgaaaaaataacgggaattaagatagttgatatttgtattaaatatgtttgtaattactattgttttcaacattctatttattgctgattgaagaaaaagatgtatgataaatagggacatgtatgtaaagaaataattaacgAAGTTAGAAATAAAAAAGGGGTCTtaataaaaagggacaaaaaaaattctcaaaagagtcttataattagggacggaggtagtacattataaatatcaatatattatattatttttatttgcataattttaaaactatagaccaaaactttaattaagtcaattttatttttattcctaaacatgaaacgaatcttaaatttctaacaaaaaatgacaatttCATAGTTTCACTTGACAAAGGAGAAAGGAACCAGATTATTTGGATGTGTAAGTTTTAACAATGTAATAATTTGTTCctgtgaaaagaaagaaaactatATGTACGTAATAACATGCGAGAATCTACACGTAATAGATTGAAGCTGCAACAAAATGTATGGTGCAAGTACACGTAAATTAACTTCTTAACGCATCATTCATATCACCAATTAAGTTCTATACACCATTTTGTTCAACTATAATCTATTGTTACGTATGGTTTTTTCACCCAACATCCCAAATGGTATATACccattttttctatttattttgtgGCTTTCTCCAAGAAAAACATtaagcaaataaataaatatatggtAACAATGGCACATAAGGTGTTACACGTTAGGCGCCGCCGTTGTGTTGTCTCTTTAGTTAGCTGATTGCGCGTCTTGTGCAGGTTaaccttaataaataatatttgtcgattaaaaaaatatggcatAGAAAAAAAGTACCTGAAATTTGATCAGTTGGTGCAGCTGTAGGAACCCCCATTGCTTCCATTGCTATGAAGAgcacaacacaaacacaaagaaTCCCCACATTCATGCCCATTTCTATAATCCCCACTTGAAAGCTCTAACACTTTAGCAAAATAAGCAGAAAGTTGTAAGTGATGGTTGTTACTGCCCAATTCTCAGCTCTATcctattataaatatataagtggTTTTGTGTGATCCACTCACGGTATCTCATTATTAAATTGAGTATCCTTTGAAAAGGTATGTCACtatttttttcctcaattcTCATTTTCCACTTTTGGTAATGAAGATTCctattctatattttatttttctatgtttACTCCTTTTGTCCCTTTCATTAAGCTTGAACTAATATGGACAATACAAAATAGCATATAATAATGTAATGTGTAAGACATTACATAATGGAGTCATTGGGCTACATTGATTGTATTCTTCAGTTACGATGATGTGTTGactgaacaaaaaataagttacgaGGATGTCGGTTTTTATGACGTAAATTTGCTTATTACTAGGTATGTAAGTTACACATATACCAAATACGGACGGAGGATACAACTGGAAGAATTGACTATGAAAGGCCATCAACATAgaagtttaaaaatattattaaataataattatagtgGTGGAATCTATGTAGTAATATACTCTTCCGATAAATAgaaaagaagatttttttttattttttttcagatttattcaataaatgacGTAGTTAGTTTATAGGgttaaatgtatttttggtccctataaatatactaatttttcgttttagtccctctacaattttttttcaacttttaatccctataaaattttcaatcaatacttttggtccctatttttaagtaaatttttgtattttttaaggaaattgtgcagaaatgtatagaatattgtaaaaaatcacTCCCAAAAGaacttagaattttttaacaaaacatgaattaaatatgaattctaatttttttttggggggagatcattataatattatacatttttctgcaaaattttatttaaaaatatgaattttacatatgagtttacatTAAACGAGGGACCAAAACCTAATTTATATTATAGTATAGATAcataacttaaaaatatatatttttcatcacCGTGAGTTTAGCCCAGTTGACaaagatattgcatattatatgaaggggtcggggttcgaacctcgaacacTCCACTTCTTCACATTAAAATGTGTAAGCTCTAATTACTagaatatttgataaaaaaaatcttcttttaTGCTTAGAATTAGAAGAGTCATCCAATAATTTACccaaaaacaagaagaagaatcatccaatatgtatatttttatttagggtactatgtgtatttttttaatctatgtAAAAAAATACGTGAAACATTGGTCgaaaaaaacacaacacaatgtttcatttattttgtgaaattAAAAAGATTCTAACTCATGATTCAtgaatatatatactattttggGAGTTCAAACCCTCTTCATTTCCTCCCTCATATTTCCTCGTCAATACTACTCTTTCTGTCTTTTAAAAATTGTGCATGGtttttaaggaaatgattattaagttgattttaatgttaaaattgatatcatttattaaaacacctctattaattatagttagtggagtagttatAATTGAGACTTGAGAATACATTGTGACATTCCAGGTGAAGGAAAGAGAGGGTTATAGTTGAACTAGACCAATCTAATCATTTTAAAGCTAAAATATCATGCAAGACATGCATTGACATAATACATGATATCAGTAGTGAATTAGAAGCTACACTTAACTGCAATGCAGAAATAAATAGATCACTAAACTAGTTAAAAGGAAAAATGAAGactcaaacaaagaaaataagaaattaaaagaaacatttttcGCTGCTGAATTGCTGATAATGACTACGTAATTAGGAAAAGATTgtacaaattaaacaaaaactGTTACCCCTTAAACAACTGCACCAATAACATTATTCTCAATCAAATTTGAACTTACCTAGAATCAATATAACTAAAAAAGtctacaaaattcaaatttcatcaCCATTCCAATTACCCTTTTCCTTTGGACCTGTTGGTCCTTCCTCTCCCAAGGCTTCTTTTGGTAAACTcctaataatattttcaaaaccatcTCTTAACTTCCCAGGCAACGCCTTAGCCACATTCTTCAATTCAATATCTAGATCAAAGTCAATATGTGGACCCCACTCCCTAAAATAATTCAACCATGCTGGCTCTTTAACTTCAGACCCTAAATATTCTGCAC
Proteins encoded in this window:
- the LOC11418595 gene encoding uncharacterized protein, with protein sequence MFSFAENKNVLKKKRSVSRSRSRPIDHTFKLPIAQTSSSEGTSFANTVIDLGELHVMQASTFSKVWGAYESGPDDQGASVYEPTGLRYGYSMLGSYSQPNNKPLFGYVLAAKDISGSTTNGTLKPPVDYTLVSNTASVMVDQDSPLYIWLPIAPDGYHAVGHVVTTTQDKPSPDKVMCVRADLTEQCESSTWIWGSNDLNFYDVRPINRGSKAPGVRVGTFVAQNGGNTNPPSISCLKNLNSISQIMPNQTQIETLLHSYSPFLYLHPDEEYLPSSVNWFFSNGALLYKKGEESNPVPIEQNGTNLPQDPNNDGAYWLDLPVDDANKERVKQGNLQSAESYVHVKPMYGGTFTDIAMWVFYPFNGPAKAKIKFINVKLGKVGEHVGDWEHVTLRVSNLDGQLWHVYFSQHNGGSWVDASQLEFQMDNSSFDFPTQRPVVYASRHGHASYPHGGLHLLGKNGVGARDDTDKGSNVMDMGKYVLVSAEYLESEVKEPAWLNFFREWGPHVDYSLDDELKNVEKLLPGKLKDVFEKIIMGLPKELLGEEGPTGPKEKGNWNGDEV